CTGGTCTTCGTGGGCCGCTCCCGATTCCCGGACCGGGACAAATTCTTTGCGGGAACGTCCATACCCGAGGACGCGGCCGCCCTGGTCGCGGGCAGTACCGGCCCCACCCGCTTCGACTACCACTGGTGGCGGGACCGCCTGGCGATCGACCCACTCTGGCCGGGCAACCGGGTACGGGACGTAGGCGCGGGAGCGGAATTCGCCTCCGGAGCATGGAAGCGGCGCTGCCTGAACGCGGCGGGACGGATCACGATCTTCGGCGACGAAGGTTGGCGAGGACTGAAAAACCCTGAAGCGGACGTGCGTCCGGCGGTGGATTACTACGCCCATCTGCCCGCCCTCTACCGTTCAGCCGGGGTGGTTCTCAACGTCACGGGCATGCAACTCCCGGCTGGATTGAATCAGCGCAATTTCGACGTCTGGTGCGCTGGGGGCTTCCTGTTGACCGACACCCATCCAGGCCTGAACATTTTCCCGAACGAGTTGGTCGAGCCCATCGTCTTTTCCCGGCCGGGCGAAATTCACGACATGGTCATCCACCACCGCGAGGAAACCCCGGAAAAGCGCGCCCTGCGCCGCGCTTGGCGGGAATGCATCGGCCGCGACCACACCTACGCAAACCGGGTGGATACGGTGCTCAACGCACTGAATTTATAATCTTGCTTAAAACCACTTGAGCTTCCGCCAGAAAAGCGGTAACAACGCTCCACCAATGGGGACGTAGCTCAGCTGGGAGAGCACTGCCTTCGCAAGGCAGGGGTCGAGAGTTCAAATCTCTTCGTCTCCACCAAGAAACACAAAGTCCTTTCGGCTGGTTAGCCGGAAGGACTTTTCTTTTTTAGCCATTTTGTGCAACCCCTGTACAACTTTTTCGAATGACACTCCCTACTTCAGTAATCATATTGTGCAAGTAGCCATGCGGCCAACACCCATCCTGAACTGTATTTTCCAGGCCTGCTTGGACTTGCCGGGCTCCTCGTCGCTTCCAAAGTACTAAGCGAAAAACACCTTCGTTTCGGACATTTTTACAACTTTTTTGATAGTTATTTGATTAGGCGTCGCCCCCACCTCGTCTCCAGACCGTCAACACATTCGGGATCAAGTCTGACAATCCGGTCTCTGACAAAAAAACTTTGGTTGACAAAGTGTCTAGCAAAGCCTCTTCGCATACTTATTGGACATAATTATGCGGATTGAATGGTGGCTATCTGGGGTTTACTCTAAAGAGAACTTTTAAGACTCAAAGCCAATTAATGGAATAATAGCCAGAAAACACAATCAAATAGTTTGCCCTAAACGATACCTGCAATTCGAGCCAGTTCTGCGGTATAATTGCATACAAATGTATCTATATATCTTTCATCTTCGCCAAACAATCTTGAAACAGCTGGACAATTAGGACATATGCACTTCAAACGGCAAGTATCACATTTGATTTTTATTTCACCGCATGGAGACGCACCAAGAATAGAAAGATCCCGCCAAGCATCGCTAAAGGGCATTTCATGCAAATTTAAATCAGTATTCCTGTATATTGAACACAAATTTAAATACCCCTCTGGATCAACATGAAAACTATACTTCCCCGCACTACATGGAAATTTTAAGCCATCTGTAGCAAAAGGCAATGTGTTGTGGCTAAAACTGTGCCTTAGCTGCCTTTGCATCTCGGGATCCTCCATGGCCAATTGGGCTGCGACTTTGTAAGGGACTCTAAATTTTGTTGGGGAGGTATTTTGGTTAAGAGTTGGATGAACTATCGCATCCATCCTGAACGACAATTCATGCCGATTGGCAATCCCTTGAATTGTCCCAATTTCATCAACATTTAGGCTTAATAATGGCGTCTTAACAACTAGTTTTTCAACGTATCCTTTGAGCATCGTGAGGTTTTTAACTTCTGTGTACAATCCACGTCCGGTAATGGCTTTGTGCACATCCTCTTTGGTTGAGTATACGGAAACCTCAACAACCTCTGGCGGGAATTCTCGAAGTAAATCGATATACCTTTCAGAAAAAAGTGAACCATTCGAAAACAAAGACAGCTTAAACCCAAGCTTATGAGCATATTTCCACATATCATCAAAGTCAGGATGTATTAGAGGTTCACCTCCTGTTATCAACAGGAACATACATCCAGCCTTACGTAATTGATTACATATTAAAACAAAAAAATCATAATCAACATCACATCGACGTCTATCTAATGTTGCGTAACAATGTATGCATTTGTAGTTACAATTTGTTGTAATCTCAAATTCTCCAGTAATTGGTACATTGTGTTTTGCTGCATTTCTAAAAATACGCTCCCTAAATCCATCACCAACATATTCTATAGAACGCATAATCTAGCAGCAACCGCCATGCCAACCTCTTGTGATAGCTCTATGAACGTTTGACTGACCTCTTATGTGTGGACCAAATGACACTTCTTGGCTTGTATCTAAATCATACACATAAATTTTAGGTGGCCTATATGCAGCTCTCTCTTGGCCATTATCAGATTCATCAATCTCCAAGTCGTCATAATTAATTTGATCAACACTAATAATATTCATATAAGTCAAACACTCAATAAAGATGCGGACATCTTTTACCACTTGATCTCTGGTCGACGAATATTCGTCGAGTACCAGTTGACATATCGATTCAAGCGTAGTCGATCGGTCAGTTTCTATTTTTTCCCATATTTTTGTTGCCACGTCATTCAACACGAGAGCATGGTTTTCGCGAAACCCTTCAGGAATTAAAACCATTTCTCCAATTAAATAAGACTGCACGGTCTTGTTGTCATTAATCTTACTCATAACCAATCCTCCGGTTTTGCAAATCGTATAACACATAACGTGTTTTTTGCAAACTTTTATACTGAGGATTGCCTCCATGCTGTTTAGCCATTTTCACAATTTTATAAAAACAATCTATATCACACAATTACATATGACAGTTCGGTGGATTAAATTTTAATTCCCTACCAACTTTATATGGAATGCGTCATTCATTATGCACCACACAATCGATATCGTTATCTTATATTAAGTCGTCAAAATGATTTCATGCGACATCATTGCTTTCGATTTTGTTGCGCCATTCCAAAACAATACATAGATATTATATCGTTGATCGACTATACGAAATATGCCTCTTCGTAATCATCTATGCGTATTATATTCAACCTATCTGTTGTTTTAATGAACGACCTTATGTAATGTCTATTTCTTTAACCACCAAGAGCCATTACACATTTCAAATTCAATTACCATTCGCGACAATCTACCATTATACAATTTAAAACCTGTAAAGTCCCCGCGAAATAGGTCCACCGACAATGTGAGCTTTCCGACGAAATCGACTATCAGAAAATAAGAGGATTTTGTCGTAAAGAAATCAAGGTACACTGAAGAACAAATCGCCTCTGCCCGGCGCCAGGCCGAGCATGGGACTCCCGTGAAGGAAAAATAACAAATCAAACACGCCCGAGGCTTTTGCCTCGGGCGTATCGGTGAATCTAAAGGGAAGACAGGAAGACCAATGTCGCAAACGCACCAATGATGATACATATGATCCCGTTGACAAGCTTCGCACGCGGGTTCAGGCCTTCATCTTTGTTGAACCACCGTTTCCATGAAAACGGGCGGAGGTCTGTATGACGGGTACGGTACCATTTTCGGATATCCACTAGCCCACCCCAAGTGCATAGTACAAGGCAGATCAATAAGAATATCTGGCCAGCAATCATTTTCATTTGCCCGTCCTTTTATGTTCAAGGGCCTTTTGAAGCCAGCTATCAGTTACTTCTGTAGTCGTTGATGAATCTACA
This Desulfovibrio sp. Huiquan2017 DNA region includes the following protein-coding sequences:
- a CDS encoding PqqD family protein — translated: MSKINDNKTVQSYLIGEMVLIPEGFRENHALVLNDVATKIWEKIETDRSTTLESICQLVLDEYSSTRDQVVKDVRIFIECLTYMNIISVDQINYDDLEIDESDNGQERAAYRPPKIYVYDLDTSQEVSFGPHIRGQSNVHRAITRGWHGGCC
- a CDS encoding radical SAM protein; translated protein: MRSIEYVGDGFRERIFRNAAKHNVPITGEFEITTNCNYKCIHCYATLDRRRCDVDYDFFVLICNQLRKAGCMFLLITGGEPLIHPDFDDMWKYAHKLGFKLSLFSNGSLFSERYIDLLREFPPEVVEVSVYSTKEDVHKAITGRGLYTEVKNLTMLKGYVEKLVVKTPLLSLNVDEIGTIQGIANRHELSFRMDAIVHPTLNQNTSPTKFRVPYKVAAQLAMEDPEMQRQLRHSFSHNTLPFATDGLKFPCSAGKYSFHVDPEGYLNLCSIYRNTDLNLHEMPFSDAWRDLSILGASPCGEIKIKCDTCRLKCICPNCPAVSRLFGEDERYIDTFVCNYTAELARIAGIV